GATAGGAGTGGCAGGGGAAGGCCGGGTCGAAGGAGTGCCCGCGCCCGGCGTCCGTGCCGACCGTCTCGACGCCGAGGCCGATCACGGGCGACTGCTCGGCCACCCAGCGGGCGCACTCCGGGGACAGGCCAGGCGTGTGAGGGCCGTTCTCGTCGGCGTTGAGGAAGGCCTCCTGGGAGTGCGAGCGGGCGTCCCAGCCGGTGCGCAACAGCAGCCAACCGCCGTCCGGCAGCGGTCCGTTGTGTTCCTCCCAGGCCTTGACGTGGTCCACCTCCACGAGGAAGTCCGGGTCCTTGGCCGCCTCGGCGGTGAAGTCCAGTACGGCGGCGGGGGCGATCAGCCGCTGAGCGGGGACGGACGCCACGTCGGCGAGGTGCCTTCCGGTCACCCAGTGGTTCGGGGCGTCGAAGTGGGTGCCGGTGTGCTCGCCGCTGCGGAAGTTGTTCCAGTACCAGACCGGGCCGCGGTCGTCGTAGCGGCTGATCTCCTCCAGCTCGAAGACGGCCGTCTGGCCGAACTCCGGCGGAAGCTGGATCACGGGTGTGGACGACGACAACGGCGAGGTGAGGTCGACGACTTCGATCGAACCCGTCCGCAGGGCGGACACCAGCGCGGCGAGAAGGGACGGCTGCTCGTGCATTCGGGCCTCCTGAATCACTCCGAGGCCGACAGCATGTCACCGACCGTCCGGTCGAGGGCCGGCTTCGCGCACCGTGTCCGGCCATCCCAACCGGGCGCCCCTCCGGAGACCACGACGGGCCCCGGATCGTCCGATCCGGGGCCCAGTGGCAGGCGTTCGGTCAGTTGACGCCGACGTGGGCGTTGACGCTCGCCGCGACACCCTCGGTGGAGACGAAGGCGTCGGCGTCGGCGCAGACCTCGAGGTGCGGAGCCTGGAGGTGCAGACCGGCAGCGGTCGCGGCGGCGGCACCGCCGGAGACGTGGTCCAGGTCGGCATCGTTGAGCTCGGCCGCTACGAGGTGAGGGGCGACGTTCATGGCGCGCGGTTCCTTTCGCATGAGCAATCCTCGAGGAGGAGGGACACCGGATGGAAGCACGTCAGGCATGAACACGGCCAGTCAGCCGGACACGCTCCACAGGACGTTCCCGTTCCCGGCTTCACCGACGTCGCAACATGGTCACCCAATCCGCCCGTTCCTTCACGGAATTTGCTGCCGCAGCGACCGACCCTCCATCGCTGTGCCGTTCCGAAGGCGGACACTCCACCACCAAAAAGCCCTGTGCTGGTGCGGCCATGACTACCGTTCAGTTTCTGCATGGCCAAGTGGTGAACGGTGTGCAGGTTCGCCGGTTTTTCGATGCCGACCCAGCCGACCCCTGGCGCGGAAAACGTTTTATCCGCGGCCGGGGTAGACTTGCGCCGCCCATGTGGAACAGCGCCCGAGGACCAGGTCCTGCCTGGTCGTACGGCCGCGACAGCGAGGGGGTGGACGCCATTTCGGTTCGCCCCGCCCGTATCCAGGACGTCGCGGCCGCCGCCGGGGTCTCGGTCTCCACGGTGTCGAACGTCCTGAACCGGCCCGAGCGGGTCAACGCCCGCACCGCCGAGCGGGTCCGCGACGCGGTCGCCGCCCTCGACTACGTCCCCCACCCGGGAGCCGCCGGGCTGCGCACCGGGCATTCCTCGTCGATCGGCCTGGTACTGCCGGACGTGGCCAACTCCTTCTACTCGCGCATCGCGCGCGGCGCCGCGGACGCCGCGTACGAACACGGCTACTCCCTCGTCCTGTGTGACAGCGGGGACGCGCCGGAGCGGGAGCAGGGCTACTTCACCATGCTCGCAGAACAGCGGGCGGTCGGCGCGGTGGTGGTGCCGCTCAGCGCCGACCCCACCCGCCTGTCGCGGCTGCGCGAGCGCGGTATCCCGCTGGTGCTGGCGGACCGTGCGATGCCCGCCCAGGAGGGCTGTTCGGTCTCCGTCGACGACATCGCCGGCGGCCGCATCGCCGTGCAGCACCTCCTGGACCGCGGGGCCCGCGACGTCCTCGTCGTGAACGGCGAGCGCACCATCCGTCAGTGCGCCGACCGCTACCAGGGCGCCCGGCAGGCCGTGCGCACCCGGCGCGAGGCCCGTCTCGGTCAGGTCGTCGCCGAGGAGATGACGGTGGCGTACGGCAGCGAAATAGCTCACAGCCTCGACGAGCTGCCCGATGGCGTGTTCTGCACCAACGACTTCCTCGCGGCGGGGCTGTGCCGGGCGCTGGGCGAGCGCGGCGTGAAGGTCCCGGAGGATGTCCAGGTGGTCGGTTACGGCGACCTGGACATCGCCAGCTTCGTGGGCACGACCCTGACCACGGTCCGCCAGCCGGTCGAGGAGCTCGGCCGGGCGGCCGTGGAGATGCTCCTGGACGAGGTGGAGGCCCGCGCGGAGCACGCCCACGAGGCACGGGTGTTCGCGCCGGGGCTGGTGCTGCGGGACTCCACGCGGGCTTCCTCAGACGCGCCTTTCTAGCGTCACCGGCCCCAGCAGGCCCGAGGGGAGCTGGGAGGGGAAGGCCCAGGCGGTCGGCGTCGCTTCGGCCAGATACGGCGCCAGGGTGTTGTGGACGGTCACTTCGAGGTGGACGGTGCGCCCGGCGCTCCCGCGCAGTGCGAAGCGGTACGGCGCGCAGAACGCCTCGCCGACGAGTTCACCGTCGACGCACACCGCGACGCTGCCGCGCACCCTCCCCAGATCCAGCACCGGGTCCGGCCCGGCCGGCACCTCCAGCGTCCGCGCATAGGTCATGCCTCCGCTCCAACCGCCCAGTCCCAGCTCACCCCACTCCCCCAGCGGCATGGCTGCCGGCACCGTGCGCACCCGCACCGGCCCCCGCCAGGCGGAGCCACCGCGCAGAACGGCCGTCGGGGCGGTGATGACCTCGAACTCTGTGGCCATGTCGACGGGTTGATCCAGCGTCAGTTCCTTCCCATCGAAGGGAAGTTCAGGGCCGTCGGTGATCCTCACTCGTGCGGGAAGGGCCAGTGGCAGGTCGAGCGACACGGTCCCCGCCGGTACGACGAACCGGAAGCGCTGCTCGGCCTCCCGGAGGTCGTCGGTGGACCGCAGCGGCAGTACGGCGGACCCGAGCACCGGAGCACCGGCGAGCCACTCGGCGTCGGGCAGCGGGTGCGGCCGTACCGCAGCGCCACAGTGCTGCAACTCCCCCCACCGGCCCGCATGTTCGATGGTCAGCCCGCTCCACTCCCCCGTTTCGGCCACCCAACCCGCGCCGCTGACCAGGGCGGTCGTGTGCGCCACGAGGTCGACATGGACACCGTCCCGCGCGTCGACGCTGTCGGCCACGACGTCGAGGACGTGATCGCCGCCACTCAGCGTCAGTTCGTGCCGGAAGAACATCGGCACTCCGCCCCAGTCGGACTCGTAGTACTCCGCCTTCTCCTGCCGTGCCACGACGGCTCCGTCGAGCAGGACGGTCACGCCCACCGCGGCACCCACGACGAGGACCGCGTCCGCACCCTGCCCCGGGGCGCTGATCCGGCCGCGGTAGGTCACGCTGCCGTCCGGTCGCACGCCGTCGGGCAGGCGCATGAGCAGCGGGCGCGGCGCGAACCCGTCCGGGCGGGACAGACAGAAGTAGCTGCCCAGCGGTGTGTCGGCGGCACCCGAGATGGTCTGCGGCCGGTCCTGGGCGTCGGACAGCTCGTACTCGAGCACATTGCGGGCCTGTTCGACCTCCACCCGGGCGGACGCCAGATACCCGCCGCTTGTCTCCAGCCGGCTGCCGTTCCACCACACGCGTTTGACCGCCGCCGCGCCGACATGCAGATCTGCAGGTCCCCGGTGGTCGGTCTCGACGACGGCCCTGACCCGGGCGACGGTCCCGCTCACGGGTGCCGCCACCCGCACGAACTCCTCGGGAACCAGCCCCTTGTTGCCGAGCAGCCCGTCAGGGTCCGGGATGCCACGACTCGTTGAGTACAGCGAGACATCCCAGTCCGCCGGGGCCAACTCCTGCTGTCCGGTCAGGATTTGCCCGACGGCGGCACGGTCAAGAGGAGCCGGGGCCTGCTCGGAGGGCACGGGTGGCAGGACGCGGACGCGGTTGCCGTAGGTCGCCCGTGTCCGCTCCCAGGAGTCGCCGGTCTCGGTCCATCGCATGGTCCAGATCTGCGGTTCGGCGACGGAGGCTCCGGCGGGCAGGGCCATGTCGCCCCAGGTGTTGTCCATGGTGGGAGCAAGGCGGCCCTCCCAGCCGGTCGACAGGTCGGTCGTCTCCGACGGCTCCGTGGGCGACGGGGGCACAGCGTCCGCCGGAGGGCCTTCGCGCCATACGACGAGGGCGGCGGGGGCGCCCTCCAGAGGTACCTCGATGGTCGAGACGCCGTCGGCGTGGGTGACGCGTCCGGGGCAGCGGGTGCCGGTCGCCGGGTTCCAGATCTCGGCCTCGGCGACCGTGGCCCGCACGGTGACGGAGGAGGTGCGGGCGTAGCGCGCGGGGTCGATCTCGTGGTGGCCCCTCGGCGGATGCGTACGGGCGTCGGGGAACGCACCCGTGACCAGCGCGACCGCCGCGTCGCCCTTCCTCCTGACGAGCAGCGGCACCTCGCCCGTCGCGTATCCGGCGGCTTCGGCGACCGCGGCCGCACCGGCCTCGGCGTCGGCCGCCCGCTCCAGGCGGGGGTGATCCAGAAGTGCGGCCACGACGGAGTCGTCACCGGCGAGCCCGGCCGCCTGCGTCGGCGGGCGGCCGACGACCACGACCCGTCCGCCGGCGTCGAGGAGTTCGGCCAGTCGGCGGGCCGTCTCGTGCTCCAGGACGCTCGCCGAGGGCAGCAGGACCGCGGTGTACGCCAGGTCCCTGATGCGCAGGGCCCCGTCGCCGGCCTTGGCCCCCTGGACGGAGGCGTCGTCGATGACGTCGAAGGACACGCGGTGGCGGTCGAGGGCGCCGACGGCGGGCCGGAGCCAGTTGTTGTTGCCGCACAGCTCCAGGTAGTGGCGCTGGGTCTCGTCGACGTCGGCGTGGGTCCCGCCCAGGCGGCCGTCGCCGAAGTGCTGGACGGGGGCGTCGAGGGGGATGAGGGCCTGCATGGTGGCGGTCGGATAAAGGACCGCCACGTCGGCGCTGTAGGTGCCCCAGGACAGGATCGAGCAGATCCGGGCGACGGCCCGGGAGAAGGCGGGGTACTGCCGCCAGTACGGCTGGCGCCAGTCGGTGGACGGCGGCGCCCACTCGAACCAGCCGCCCGCGGTGCCGAAGTAACTGGCGTGCGGGTTGTACAGGTTGGCGCCGCTGCGCAGGAACGGCAGCAGCCAGTCGTAGGTCTCGTCCAGGGTGCCGCCCCAGCCGGAGGAGTGGAACGACTCGATCCAGACGCGCTCGTGGCCGTAGAGGTGGGCCATCGAGGAGTGGACCTTGGCGTCGCCGTGGTGGTCGCTGCCGGCGGCGCTGTACCAGCGGTGGGTGCGGAAGTAGTCCGTGTAGAGCTGCGTCGACTGGGCCGGGAAGCCGGAGCGGGCGGGGTGGCTCTGGTCGCAGCCCAGGAGCAGGCCGCGCTCGTCGTGCCAGGCGGCGAGGGGGCGGAACAGCGCCTCTTCGGTGAGCTCGGCACGGACGGCGTAGTAGTCGGCGCGGATCTTCCGGGCCCGGGTGGTGTCGTCGCCGGTGAAGAGGGCGGGGAGGTGGTCGAGGAGGTCGTAGCCGCGTCGGGCCCGGAACTCCTCGGGGAAGCGGCTGGTCCAGGAGTTGGTGGCGGGCAGTTCGTCCTGGAAGCTGCCGGCGATGACGTTGCCCAGGTACTCGGGCACGCGCCGGTCGTACTCGCGATGAATGGCGTCGAACAGAAGATCGACAGACGCCGGCTTCAGGTAGTCGAAGGCGGTGGGGACGGCGAGGACCAGGCGCACCTCCGTGCCGTCGGCGACCTCGAGCCGTGCCGGTCCCTGGCCGTCCCGGGCGGACCGCCCGGACGCCGTGCCCGTGACAGGCAGCCGCGCGCCCCCGCTGTCGTACGCCCCCAGCAGTGTCTCCCTGCCCTTCAGCGCGACGGTGCCATCGGAGACGACGGCCAGGCGTGACCGCAGTGCGTGGCCCGCCGCCTCGGGGTGCTCTCGGGTGATACCTCCCTGCACGTTGGCGCCGGAGAAGCCGATCTGGTCGTAGAACCACAGGCGCATGCCCAGGTCCCCGGCGATCTCACAGGCGTCCGTGAAGCGGGCCCACCACTCCTCGCCGAACCACACCGGGTCGTCGGTGCGGGCGCCGAAGGTCGGGCCGGCCGGGGCCAGGTTGATCACCACGAGGTTGTGGACGCCGCCGTCCGCGAACCGGCGCAGCTGCCAGGCCAGGCGGTCACGGGTGACCTTCGCGCCCGACCACCACCAGAGCGGGGTGGGGCCGAAGTCCCGGGGCGGGTTGTCGAACAGCTGTTGCAGGGCTGGAGAGATCACGGATAGGTCCTTCCGACTACGGCCCGGACACTCTCACGGATCAAAAACGTTTTACATCTGCCTCACCGTAGGACACCCTCGCGGCACCCACCAGAGCTGCGGCGCCGTCAGGTCGTTGCCACGGATGGCCGCATGACGTCTTGTTGGAACGTTTTTACCCTCTTATAGTCGCTGGACATCGGCCGAGAACAGCGACGTCCCCCTCCGCTCGGAACCCCTCTCCCCAGACGGAGCCGCATCATGGCCCGAACCTCGCCTGCCCCGAACCAGCCGGAACCGCCCATCGAGAAGCGCCTGTGGAAGGTCGCGACCCTCTCCGGCATGGCGTCCTACCTCGACGCCGCACTCATCGTCAGCATCGGCGTCAACCTGGCCATCTACCGCGACGCCTACGACATGGGTGTCTGGATGGCCGGTGCGATCAGCGCGATCGTCACCATCTGCATCGCTGTCGGCTCCCTGGTCGGCGGACGGCTCGCCGACGTCTTCGGCCGACGCCGCCTCTACAACCTCGACATCCTCTGCTACGCCCTCGGGGCG
This portion of the Streptomyces canus genome encodes:
- a CDS encoding cyclase family protein — encoded protein: MHEQPSLLAALVSALRTGSIEVVDLTSPLSSSTPVIQLPPEFGQTAVFELEEISRYDDRGPVWYWNNFRSGEHTGTHFDAPNHWVTGRHLADVASVPAQRLIAPAAVLDFTAEAAKDPDFLVEVDHVKAWEEHNGPLPDGGWLLLRTGWDARSHSQEAFLNADENGPHTPGLSPECARWVAEQSPVIGLGVETVGTDAGRGHSFDPAFPCHSYLMGSDKYGLTQLQNLAALPATGSVVVAGPLPIVAGSGSPARVLALVERS
- a CDS encoding LacI family DNA-binding transcriptional regulator yields the protein MDAISVRPARIQDVAAAAGVSVSTVSNVLNRPERVNARTAERVRDAVAALDYVPHPGAAGLRTGHSSSIGLVLPDVANSFYSRIARGAADAAYEHGYSLVLCDSGDAPEREQGYFTMLAEQRAVGAVVVPLSADPTRLSRLRERGIPLVLADRAMPAQEGCSVSVDDIAGGRIAVQHLLDRGARDVLVVNGERTIRQCADRYQGARQAVRTRREARLGQVVAEEMTVAYGSEIAHSLDELPDGVFCTNDFLAAGLCRALGERGVKVPEDVQVVGYGDLDIASFVGTTLTTVRQPVEELGRAAVEMLLDEVEARAEHAHEARVFAPGLVLRDSTRASSDAPF
- a CDS encoding glycosyl hydrolase; amino-acid sequence: MISPALQQLFDNPPRDFGPTPLWWWSGAKVTRDRLAWQLRRFADGGVHNLVVINLAPAGPTFGARTDDPVWFGEEWWARFTDACEIAGDLGMRLWFYDQIGFSGANVQGGITREHPEAAGHALRSRLAVVSDGTVALKGRETLLGAYDSGGARLPVTGTASGRSARDGQGPARLEVADGTEVRLVLAVPTAFDYLKPASVDLLFDAIHREYDRRVPEYLGNVIAGSFQDELPATNSWTSRFPEEFRARRGYDLLDHLPALFTGDDTTRARKIRADYYAVRAELTEEALFRPLAAWHDERGLLLGCDQSHPARSGFPAQSTQLYTDYFRTHRWYSAAGSDHHGDAKVHSSMAHLYGHERVWIESFHSSGWGGTLDETYDWLLPFLRSGANLYNPHASYFGTAGGWFEWAPPSTDWRQPYWRQYPAFSRAVARICSILSWGTYSADVAVLYPTATMQALIPLDAPVQHFGDGRLGGTHADVDETQRHYLELCGNNNWLRPAVGALDRHRVSFDVIDDASVQGAKAGDGALRIRDLAYTAVLLPSASVLEHETARRLAELLDAGGRVVVVGRPPTQAAGLAGDDSVVAALLDHPRLERAADAEAGAAAVAEAAGYATGEVPLLVRRKGDAAVALVTGAFPDARTHPPRGHHEIDPARYARTSSVTVRATVAEAEIWNPATGTRCPGRVTHADGVSTIEVPLEGAPAALVVWREGPPADAVPPSPTEPSETTDLSTGWEGRLAPTMDNTWGDMALPAGASVAEPQIWTMRWTETGDSWERTRATYGNRVRVLPPVPSEQAPAPLDRAAVGQILTGQQELAPADWDVSLYSTSRGIPDPDGLLGNKGLVPEEFVRVAAPVSGTVARVRAVVETDHRGPADLHVGAAAVKRVWWNGSRLETSGGYLASARVEVEQARNVLEYELSDAQDRPQTISGAADTPLGSYFCLSRPDGFAPRPLLMRLPDGVRPDGSVTYRGRISAPGQGADAVLVVGAAVGVTVLLDGAVVARQEKAEYYESDWGGVPMFFRHELTLSGGDHVLDVVADSVDARDGVHVDLVAHTTALVSGAGWVAETGEWSGLTIEHAGRWGELQHCGAAVRPHPLPDAEWLAGAPVLGSAVLPLRSTDDLREAEQRFRFVVPAGTVSLDLPLALPARVRITDGPELPFDGKELTLDQPVDMATEFEVITAPTAVLRGGSAWRGPVRVRTVPAAMPLGEWGELGLGGWSGGMTYARTLEVPAGPDPVLDLGRVRGSVAVCVDGELVGEAFCAPYRFALRGSAGRTVHLEVTVHNTLAPYLAEATPTAWAFPSQLPSGLLGPVTLERRV